TGCCGCTTTATTAGAGAAACTTGGAGAAGCTCTATTTTATGAGCCTTTATTATCGGGTAATAATATCAGAACCTGTGCCAGCTGCCATCAACCCGAAAAAGCTTTTACAGATGGACTTTCGAAAAACAAAAGCTTTGATAGCAAAAAAATCATCCTTAGAAATACACCCAGTATTTTGTTTTCTGCTTTACAAGCATCCCAATTCGCGGATACAAGGGTGGCCTACTTAGAAGATCAGGCTAAGCAGGTCATTGAAAACCCGGAAGAAATGCATGGTAATCTTACAAAAGCCATCCAAAAACTAAAGGGACAAAAAAAATATGACTCATTGTTCTATCAGGCATATGGGAAAAAAGAGCCAACTGAAATAGAGTTACAAACTGCAATTGCTGCTTACATCAGAACTAAATCTGTTTTGAATAGTTCATTTGATGAATATATGCAAGGGAACAAAAAAGCAATTAGTAAAACAGCTGTGAAAGGATTCAATTTGTTTATGGGGAAAGCTAAGTGTGGCACATGTCACTTCATGCCGTTATTTAACGGAACAGTTCCTCCAAATTTTTCTAAAATAGAAACAGAAGTGTTGGGTGTTCCTGAAAAATTCTCATTCCCATACACGTTGGATAAGGATTTCGGGAAGTACAATATTATTCCCGCATTGCCTTACCAATATTCTTTTAAAACAAGTAGTGCAAGAAACGCAGCATTCACTGCCCCTTATATGCACAATGGTGCCATAAAGAATATGGAAGAGTTAATTGAATTTTATGATAGAGGTGGCGGAATAGGATTAGGTCTTACAGTGCCTAATCAAACATTACCACCTGATCCATTGAACTTAAGCAAAGAAGAGAAGCTCGCATTGATCGATTTTTTGAAAACACTTACTAGCCGGTAACACGTAAGTTATTACCAGTAAGACTGAGATTAAATGCTTTTAAAGGCCTGTTCGCAGGTCCGTTTATGACAGCTCCTGTAATACTGAATACGCTACCGTGTAAATTGCAATTAAACTGTTGAGCAGATTGATTCCAAACTATAGGATTTGCAGCATGCGTGCATTCAACTTGGAAAGCAATAAAAGAAGAATTGGTATTCTGCGCATTTACTCTAACTACGATTACACCATCTCGAGTAATACTGCTTCCCGGGGTTGTTATGGTATTTGTAATATCAATCGTAAAATCAACACTCGAAGAATTTGTACTGTTTCCCGATTTACTACAGGCAGCACAAAAGACTAAAAAAGGGGTGGCTGTTTGAACGATGAATTTTCTTCTTTCCATTTATATAAAGTTCAGTAAT
Above is a genomic segment from Sediminibacterium sp. KACHI17 containing:
- a CDS encoding cytochrome c peroxidase translates to MHLAESKSSFAILRECFKKARLKYKSIEFLTEYYYPTTSKAMNGAAIPEVEADNPTYPTEPSGFQVIEEMIFGEENTDDYNELIIQSKLLNSAVTRLATTAETLELTDAHIWDALRLQCFRIQTLGISGYDSPVAQYSLTEASASLKSLQQYILLYSTDTKAKKMDALIAAIATADNYLTTNNNFIAFDRAFFITTYMNSVTVSLNAVQEQLQIPYFKEPRLLASNASSLFDSSVWNTWYYSTNYRKPENAALLEKLGEALFYEPLLSGNNIRTCASCHQPEKAFTDGLSKNKSFDSKKIILRNTPSILFSALQASQFADTRVAYLEDQAKQVIENPEEMHGNLTKAIQKLKGQKKYDSLFYQAYGKKEPTEIELQTAIAAYIRTKSVLNSSFDEYMQGNKKAISKTAVKGFNLFMGKAKCGTCHFMPLFNGTVPPNFSKIETEVLGVPEKFSFPYTLDKDFGKYNIIPALPYQYSFKTSSARNAAFTAPYMHNGAIKNMEELIEFYDRGGGIGLGLTVPNQTLPPDPLNLSKEEKLALIDFLKTLTSR
- a CDS encoding Rieske 2Fe-2S domain-containing protein; this encodes MERRKFIVQTATPFLVFCAACSKSGNSTNSSSVDFTIDITNTITTPGSSITRDGVIVVRVNAQNTNSSFIAFQVECTHAANPIVWNQSAQQFNCNLHGSVFSITGAVINGPANRPLKAFNLSLTGNNLRVTG